The DNA sequence CCGCGTCCCCTGGGTGGGCGCGGTCCCGGCCCGCGTACCGTTGGCACACGATGACCGCTGAAACCGCTGGGACCGCCGCCGTGCCGATCACCCTCCTCGTCGTGGACGACCACCCCGTCGTCCGCGACGGTCTGCGCGGCATGTTCACGTCGGCGTCCGGCTTCGAGGTGCTCGGCGAGGCCGCGAACGGCGTCGAGGCCGTGGACCTCGTGGCCCGCCTCGACCCGGACGTGGTCCTGATGGACCTGCGCATGCCGGGCGGCGGCGGGGTCGACGCCATCGCCGAGCTGGCCCGGCGCGGCGCCCGCGCCCGCGTCCTGGTGCTCACCACCTACGACACGGACTCCGACACGCTCCCGGCGATCGAGGCGGGCGCGACCGGCTACCTCCTCAAGGACGCCCCGCGCGACGAGCTGTTCACGGCCGTGCGCGCCGCCGCCGAGGGCCGCACCGTGCTCTCCCCGGCCGTGGCCTCCCGGCTCGTCGCACGCGTACGTGCCCCCGGCAACGAGCCGCTGAGCTCCCGCGAACGGGAAGTCCTCGCACTCGTCGCCAGGGGCACGTCCAACCGTGACATCGCCAAGGAGCTGTTCATCAGCGAAGCCACGGTCAAGACCCATCTCACCCATGTGTACGGCAAGTTGGGCGTCAAGGACCGGGCCGCGGCCGTATCGGAGGCGTACCGCCGCGGCATCCTCGGCTGACCCCCCGTAGCGCGGGTCCAGCCGAGACCGGAATCCGGTCCTCGCGGGACGCGCACCCCCCGGGGCGCGGCCCGCTCAGCCCTGGGTCCTTACCCGCGCTCCCACAACGCGGGGGTGTTCGGGGGCTCCCAGCCCTCCTGTGCCTGGTGCGGCTGGAGGCAGCGGAAGGTCTCGCCGCCGTACGTGACCGTGTCACCGGCCGCGTAGACGGAGCCCGCGGCCCAGCTGCCGCTCGGGTCGCCGGGGCCCGGACCTGGCCCCGGGTCCTCGCCGCCCGTGGTCTTCAGCGTCAGCTGGAACTGCTGAAGGAGCGGATTGATCGGCTGGTGGAACGTCGTGCCGCCGGAGCGGCAGTTGCCCGAGCCGCCCGAGGTGACGCCCTGCGCCTGGCTGCCGGAGATGTACGAGCCGCCGGAGTCGCCGGGCTCGGCGCACACCGTCGTACGGGTCACGCCGCTGATGGTGCCCTCGGGGTAGGTGACGCTGGTGTTGTGCTGCGAGATCGTGCCGCAGTGCCATCCGGTGGTCGACCCGGAGCGGCAGATGGAGGCGCCCACCGGCGACTGCGTCGAGCCCGCGACGCCCACGCGCGTGCCGCCCTGGCCCTTGACGTACGGGGTCGACGTCCACTGCGAGTTCGCGGCCACCCACGCCATGTCGCGGCCCGGGAAGATCGAGCCGCGGAAGGTGCCCTGCGCGACCCGGTTGTAGCCCTGCGTGGCCGTGCCCACGCGGCCGCAGTGGCCCGCCGTGGCGAAGCCCTGGGTCGCGCCCTGGGTGATCGAGAACCCGACCGAGCAGCGGCCGCCCATGTAGTACGCGTCGCCGCCGACGAGGTCGTACAGCGGCTTGGGCCGGTCCTTGGTCTTCGCCACGCGCACGAGGTCGCGGTCCACGCCCGCGGCGGCCACGAGCCGGTGGGCGGCGGAGGCCCGCACGGCGTTCACCACGACCGCGTTGGTCCTGACGTCGACGTACCAGACCGGGGCGTCCCGCGTCGTCGTCTTCTTCGCGGCCCGGTCCAGGGCCGCCTTGGCCGCGTCGAGCCGGTCGACGGTGTGGTCGACGACCCGGGCCTTCGCGCCCTTGGCCGTGATGGCCGGGACGTCCTTCGCGTCGGTCGTCGCGACCGTGAGCGTGCCCGAGGTGGCGCCTTGTACCCAGGCGCCCGCGAAGTCACGGCCGAGAGCGTTCCGCAGCGATCCTGCGACGGCGCCGGCCTCCGCCTCGTTGGCGAGGCGCGACTCGGCCTGGGCGGGGGTGAGGCCGAGGTCGCGCTGCATGGCCTTGAGCACCGCGGGGGAGGTCTCGGCCACGGCGGCGGTGTCGGCGGGGGACGGGGAGTCGGCGTGGGCGGAGCCGGGGATCGAAGCGAAGACGAGGGCGCCGGCGGCCACGAACGCGGCGCCAGCCGCGGCCAGACCGCGGCGCTCGCTACATTTCCTGAGGAACGGGGAGGCATCTCTGGACTGCATGGGGGTCTCCTCGGTGTGTCATCGGGGAGCGGGGGGATCCGTGGAGCGGGGAAGCGGGATCCGCCCTCTCTCCGGTCGCGAACACCGTAGAAGCCTCAACAGCCGCTCAGTAGATGCCAGTTACCCCCCTGTCCCCGCGTTATGGCCCCCGCCACCGGACCGGTCGTCCACGTCCGCCCCCGGCGAGGCCAGCCACGCCGAGTAGCTCTCGCTTCGGGCGGCGGCCTCCGCGTGCGCGGTCCGGGCGTGCGCGAACACCCCGGCCGCGGTGTCGTGCGCGTACGTCTC is a window from the Streptomyces spectabilis genome containing:
- a CDS encoding response regulator; amino-acid sequence: MTAETAGTAAVPITLLVVDDHPVVRDGLRGMFTSASGFEVLGEAANGVEAVDLVARLDPDVVLMDLRMPGGGGVDAIAELARRGARARVLVLTTYDTDSDTLPAIEAGATGYLLKDAPRDELFTAVRAAAEGRTVLSPAVASRLVARVRAPGNEPLSSREREVLALVARGTSNRDIAKELFISEATVKTHLTHVYGKLGVKDRAAAVSEAYRRGILG
- a CDS encoding carbohydrate-binding protein, which produces MQSRDASPFLRKCSERRGLAAAGAAFVAAGALVFASIPGSAHADSPSPADTAAVAETSPAVLKAMQRDLGLTPAQAESRLANEAEAGAVAGSLRNALGRDFAGAWVQGATSGTLTVATTDAKDVPAITAKGAKARVVDHTVDRLDAAKAALDRAAKKTTTRDAPVWYVDVRTNAVVVNAVRASAAHRLVAAAGVDRDLVRVAKTKDRPKPLYDLVGGDAYYMGGRCSVGFSITQGATQGFATAGHCGRVGTATQGYNRVAQGTFRGSIFPGRDMAWVAANSQWTSTPYVKGQGGTRVGVAGSTQSPVGASICRSGSTTGWHCGTISQHNTSVTYPEGTISGVTRTTVCAEPGDSGGSYISGSQAQGVTSGGSGNCRSGGTTFHQPINPLLQQFQLTLKTTGGEDPGPGPGPGDPSGSWAAGSVYAAGDTVTYGGETFRCLQPHQAQEGWEPPNTPALWERG